The Halomonas sp. KG2 genome segment GGCGAGCACGGCAACGTCATACTCTCTATGCTGCTGATGCTTGGCTACTCCTGGGTGCTGCATCGCTGGCTGTTTCGCGATGGTAGAGACAACGTCTATTTCCTGCTGCTAGTCGGACTGGTGCTGACAATGGTCATTACCACCCTTACGCAGTTCATTCAGCTCAAGATGAGCCCGGGCGAATTTTCCATTCTGCTGGGGTACAGCCAAGCCACTTTCGGCAAAGCCAGCGCTGCACAACTGCTCTACGCTACCCCCATCGTGGTCACGATCTGTCTGGTGGGCTACAAGGCCCTTCCGGTGCTCGACGTGCTGTTGCTAGGCCGGGAGCAGGCCATCTCGCTCGGCATCGACTATCGACGTCGCGTACAACGCCAGCTTTTCTTGATTGCCGCGCTGGTAGCCATCTCGACTAGCCTGCTTGGCCCCACGGCATTCATGGGCATTTTCGTGGCCAATACTGCCTACGCGCTGGCAGGCACCTACCGGCATCGAGTCACACTGCCTTTAGGATGCGCCATCGCCATCGCCACTTTCCTCCTCGCCCAACTGCTGGTCGAACATCTCTTTAACTACAAAACCACCGTCAGCATTCTCGTCAACCTCGTATGTGGGGCTTACTTCCTGTCGCTGATGGTGCGGACGCGGGGCACGGCATGATTACGGTTCAAGACCTTCATAAAACCTATGCTAGCCGCACAGTGCTATCGGCTATCAATCTCCGCTTCCCGACGGGTCAATTGACGTCACTGGTGGGCCCAAACGGGGCAGGCAAAACGACCCTGCTGATGATGATCGCAAGACTGCTAAAGCCTTCTCAAGGAGTCATTCGGCTTGACGGCTCCCCGGTAGAGAACATTCGCATCGGCGAGTATGCCAAACGGGTGGCCACGCTGAGACAAACGCCTGAATTCAACTTGCGCCTGACCGTCGAGGAGTTGGTCGCCTTTGGTCGCTTTCCTTACACCCACGGCACACTCACTCAGCACGATCATCAAGTGATCGATGATGCCCTGTCGTTTCTATCGCTGACGGCTCTACGCGGAGCTTATCTGAATGAGCTCAGCGGCGGCCAGCGTCAGATGGCGTTCCTGGCCATGACCATTGCACAGCAAACCGATTACCTGCTGCTCGACGAGCCTCTGAACAACCTCGATATCAAGCATGCCGTTCAGATCATGCAGGCCCTTCGCCGACTCTGCGACGAATATGGACGAACGGTCATTCTGGTCGTCCATGACATCAACTTTGCCGCCAACTACTCCGATTACATTGTCGCCATGAAGGGTGGGGCAGTGCATTGCGATGGCAACGTCACCGACGTCATCACCGAGCAGCGCTTGAGTGAGCTTTATGGACTGAACTTCGACGTCGCCCGTGACGAGCGCGGCTATCTATGCAATTACTTCAAGCCCTCAGGAAACCTGGTATGACGCGATATCTCAACAGTAGCCGCCTGGCACACCTTCTCCTTCTCGCTACGATGGCATTGATGCAAGGGTGCGATCAGGCCAACGACATGCCCACACAGGAGGCCATGACACCGCTAACGATTCAGCACGCGCTGGGAAGCACTGTGATCGACCACCGCCCACATCGAGTCGCAGCGCTCGACATGAATGAAGTCGACTTTTTGGATCAGTTGGACGTTCCAGTGGTGGGCATGCCGAAGGACTTTATTCCCCATTTTCTCAAGGAGTATCGACACAATCCGGCGGTTGAAGATCTGGGCTCTATCGTGCGCCCCAACCTTGAGCGGGTGCATCGAGCCAACCCTGATCTAATTCTCATGACATCGTTACAGGCCAACCATTATCACGAATTAACTCAAATCGCGCCGACGCTCCACTTCGACGTGGATTACCGTAACAGCCAGAGCAACCACATTGACGTTATCAAAGACCATCTCATCGATCTTGGGGAGATCTTTGGCAAGGAGGCGCTGGCCCGTCAACGCACGGCCGAGCTGGACAATACAGTCGAGAAAGTTAGGCGTGTTACTCAGGGCCGACCAGAGAGAGCACTTATCCTGCTGCATAACAATGGCGCTTTCAACTCCTTCGGAGTGCAGTCGCGCTACGGTTTCATCTTCACCGAGCTAGGCGTTGAACCTGCGGCTCCCGGCATCGATACCAGCATGCACGGCCAGCCTGTCTCCAGTGAATTCATTCAACAGGCCGACCCCGACATCATTTATGTCGTGGATCGTACTGCCGTAATGGAGCACCGGCCCGCCATGGATGCCAGTAGCATGGCAAATCCCCTGATACGCCAAACCAGCGCTTGGCGAAATAACCGGGTGATCTATGTCGACCCCGAAGCTTGGTATGTCACCGCCGCCAGCGTGAGCGCCCTAGAGATCATCGCGGATGACATTATCGATGGGTATCGCGACTAGCGACTTAACCAACCAAAGTACTTCAAAAAAGATTTAGCCGACTGCTGTATCGAGCGTTCCAACGACGGCTCGACTGGAGCGGCGTAGCTCCGCCTGTCTGATATAAAAGGAGACCGACATGGCCTTACTTCACCACCCTAAAGCACAACTGGAATGGGCGAGAACACCACTGCGTCTCGCTGCCTGTTTAAGCCCTCCACTGCTCGTCAGGAGCACATTTCCGTTAGCCCTGAGTGCGAGCGCTCTTATGCTGCTTTCTTCACAGGCACTTGCACAGACTGCCGAGGCCACCGAGCAGAGCGAGACGCGTAATGCCGTGGCCTTGGCGCCGGTCACCGTACACGGTGAAGCAACGTCAGTAAACGATACGTACGCAGGTGGCCAGGTGACCTATAGCAATCGAGCCGGTTTTCTGGGCAACAGGGACTTTATGGAAACGCCGTTCAATGCCATCAGCTATACGGATCGCTTTATCCAGGATCAACAAGCCCAAAATATTGCCGATGTCATTGCGGCTACCGATCCGAGCGTATTCAGCAACGGCGTCACCAGTGCCTGGAGCGA includes the following:
- a CDS encoding iron chelate uptake ABC transporter family permease subunit, producing MTAKTLHTVWAAVIVLALAFIFVRSGLDFDYVIPKRLERLATMVIGGICVAWSSIAFQSLTGNRILTPAIMGYESIYLLFQALLMLMLGTRSLVVLGEHGNVILSMLLMLGYSWVLHRWLFRDGRDNVYFLLLVGLVLTMVITTLTQFIQLKMSPGEFSILLGYSQATFGKASAAQLLYATPIVVTICLVGYKALPVLDVLLLGREQAISLGIDYRRRVQRQLFLIAALVAISTSLLGPTAFMGIFVANTAYALAGTYRHRVTLPLGCAIAIATFLLAQLLVEHLFNYKTTVSILVNLVCGAYFLSLMVRTRGTA
- a CDS encoding ATP-binding cassette domain-containing protein, yielding MITVQDLHKTYASRTVLSAINLRFPTGQLTSLVGPNGAGKTTLLMMIARLLKPSQGVIRLDGSPVENIRIGEYAKRVATLRQTPEFNLRLTVEELVAFGRFPYTHGTLTQHDHQVIDDALSFLSLTALRGAYLNELSGGQRQMAFLAMTIAQQTDYLLLDEPLNNLDIKHAVQIMQALRRLCDEYGRTVILVVHDINFAANYSDYIVAMKGGAVHCDGNVTDVITEQRLSELYGLNFDVARDERGYLCNYFKPSGNLV
- a CDS encoding siderophore ABC transporter substrate-binding protein; the protein is MTRYLNSSRLAHLLLLATMALMQGCDQANDMPTQEAMTPLTIQHALGSTVIDHRPHRVAALDMNEVDFLDQLDVPVVGMPKDFIPHFLKEYRHNPAVEDLGSIVRPNLERVHRANPDLILMTSLQANHYHELTQIAPTLHFDVDYRNSQSNHIDVIKDHLIDLGEIFGKEALARQRTAELDNTVEKVRRVTQGRPERALILLHNNGAFNSFGVQSRYGFIFTELGVEPAAPGIDTSMHGQPVSSEFIQQADPDIIYVVDRTAVMEHRPAMDASSMANPLIRQTSAWRNNRVIYVDPEAWYVTAASVSALEIIADDIIDGYRD